One window from the genome of Babylonia areolata isolate BAREFJ2019XMU chromosome 13, ASM4173473v1, whole genome shotgun sequence encodes:
- the LOC143288952 gene encoding metalloreductase STEAP4-like → MATTATTPCPANKTAPARARKQLGILGTGQFALAFARRLLTSGHSVVLGSRDPRQRRPHQLPARHGGGESQGDHGGVTVTSLEDCIVSSDVIVVALHVGHYEETFTAELSSLCGGRVLVDVSNERPPRGSTPLGSTPAPSNAHLLASLVPGAAIVKAFNSVPAYVMENDAGGRRVVTVASDDVKARAEVCVLARDLGFEPREVGGLGKAGRMEERERRVFPDWTLSVLATLVVLVFWLLFAVSRFYLADDQLSWDQLPLKVMNKVFGAATLSLLSLTYFPSTCAALLQMYHGSKHRRFPDWLDVWLKGRKQLGLAAFALISVHAMISALILSPTYMPAWFAKDVISVTVPTNVTQEAVGLVMPAGRWMTWVGELSLLAGVLSFILMALLAVTSLPSVSKALHWSEWRFLHSRLGCVMLVLAVTHVYVMGVPKWMKTGFPLVLLRVKFLSIVFPSLVLVSRLVMLLPCVSSYLRRIRQGWERKPAAERQPVPA, encoded by the exons ATGGCTACCACGGCAACAACACCGTGTCCTGCCAACAAGACGGCACCGGCACGGGCACGGAAGCAGCTGGGCATCTTGGGCACCGGGCAGTTCGCTTTGGCCTTCGCCCGCCGTCTGCTGACCAGCGGCCACTCCGTCGTCCTGGGCAGTCGTGACCCACGGCAGCGTCGCCCCCACCAGCTTCCGGCGCGCCACGGCGGCGGCGAGTCACAGGGCGACCACGGTGGTGTCACGGTGACGTCACTGGAAGACTGCATCGTCAGCAGTGACGTCATCGTCGTGGCGCTTCACGTCGGCCACTACGAAGAGACGTTCACCGCGGAGCTGTCCAGTCTGTGCGGCGGGAGGGTTCTGGTGGACGTGTCCAATGAGAGACCTCCAAGGGGCTCTACCCCACTAGggtccacccccgccccctccaacgcCCATCTCCTCGCCTCTCTCGTGCCGGGCGCCGCCATCGTCAAAGCCTTCAACTCGGTTCCCGCCTACGTCATGGAGAATGACGCCGGTGGCAGGAGAGTGGTGACGGTGGCCAGCGATGACGTCAAGGCGCGTGCGGAGGTGTGCGTGCTCGCTCGAGACTTAGGGTTCGAGCCTCGGGAGGTGGGTGGTTTGGGGAAGGCGGGGcggatggaggagagggagaggagggtgttcCCTGACTGGACGCTGAGCGTGCTGGCCACTCTGGTGGTGCTGGTCTTCTGGCTGCTGTTCGCCGTCAGCAG ATTCTACCTCGCCGACGACCAACTTTCCTGGGATCAACTGCCGCTGAAAGTCATGAACAAAGTCTTCGGAGCCGCGACGCTGTCACTGCTGTCCTTGACCTACTTTCCCAGCACGTGCGCCGCGCTCCTGCAGATGTATCACGGCAGCAAACACAGACGGTTCCCTGATTGGCTGGACGTGTGGCTGAAGGGCAGGAAACAGCTGGGATTGGCTGCTTTCGCTCTCATTTCCGTGCACGCCATGATTTCAGCGTTGATTTTAAGTCCCACATACATGCCGGCGTGGTTCGCGAAAGACGTCATCAGCGTCACAGTTCCAACCAACGTCACCCAGGAGGCGGTGGGGCTGGTGATGCCTGCAGGAAGGTGGATGACTTGGGTCGGGGAGTTGTCTCTCTTGGCTGGCGTTCTGTCCTTCATCCTGATGGCGCTGTTGGCCGTGACGTCACTTCCTTCCGTCAGCAAGGCGCTGCATTGGTCAGAGTGGCGCTTCCTTCACTCCCGTCTGGGTTGCGTCATGCTGGTGCTGGCAGTGACGCACGTCTACGTCATGGGGGTTCCCAAGTGGATGAAGACAGGGTTCCCGCTCGTTCTGCTCCGCGTGAAGTTTCTGAGCATCGTGTTCCCCTCCCTGGTTCTGGTGTCCAGGCTGGTGATGCTGCTGCCGTGTGTCAGTAGCTACCTCCGGAGGATCAGACAGGGCTGGGAAAGGAAGCCAGCAGCTGAGCGGCAGCCCGTGCCGGCCTGA